One genomic region from Thermoleptolyngbya sichuanensis A183 encodes:
- the guaA gene encoding glutamine-hydrolyzing GMP synthase yields MIVILDFGSQYSELIARRIRETQVYSEVLSYRTTPEQIRQLSPKGIILSGGPSSVYDERAPHCDPEIWNLGIPILGVCYGMQLMVQQLGGSVERAECGEYGKAALFIDDPTDLLTNVEDGTTMWMSHGDSVTAMPEGFELLAHTENTPCAAIAHHERKLYGVQFHPEVVHSLGGQALIRNFVYHICECQPTWTTAAFVEETIREIRAKVGDKRVLLALSGGVDSSTLAFLLHRAIGDQLTCMFIDQGFMRKYEPERLVKLFQEQFHIPVEYINARERFLERIKGVTDPEEKRKRIGHEFIRVFEEESKRLGPFDYLAQGTLYPDVIESADTNVDPQTGERVAVKIKSHHNVGGLPKDLRFKLVEPLRKLFKDEVRKVGRSIGLPEEIVNRHPFPGPGLAIRILGEVTAEKLDILRDADLIVRQEVNRSGTYSMFWQAFAVLLPIRSVGVMGDQRTYAYPIVLRFVSSEDGMTADWSRAPYDLLETISNRIVNEVRGVNRVVYDITSKPPGTIEWE; encoded by the coding sequence ATGATCGTCATTCTGGACTTTGGCTCCCAATACTCCGAGCTAATTGCCCGCCGCATTCGCGAAACCCAGGTTTATTCCGAGGTGCTGAGCTATCGCACCACCCCGGAGCAAATTCGGCAACTCAGCCCCAAAGGCATCATCCTGTCGGGCGGGCCCAGCTCGGTGTATGACGAGCGGGCCCCCCACTGCGATCCCGAAATTTGGAACTTGGGCATCCCCATCCTGGGGGTGTGCTACGGGATGCAACTGATGGTGCAGCAGCTTGGCGGCAGCGTGGAGCGGGCTGAGTGCGGTGAGTACGGCAAAGCAGCGCTGTTTATCGATGATCCCACCGACCTGCTGACCAACGTAGAAGACGGCACGACCATGTGGATGAGCCACGGCGACTCGGTGACGGCAATGCCGGAAGGGTTTGAACTGCTGGCCCATACCGAAAACACGCCCTGTGCGGCGATCGCCCACCACGAGCGCAAACTCTACGGCGTACAGTTCCACCCCGAAGTCGTGCATTCCCTCGGCGGCCAGGCCCTGATCCGCAATTTCGTCTATCACATTTGCGAATGTCAGCCCACTTGGACAACGGCGGCCTTCGTCGAAGAAACCATTCGAGAAATTCGCGCCAAGGTGGGCGACAAGCGGGTGCTGCTGGCGCTGTCAGGCGGGGTCGATTCCTCCACGCTGGCGTTTTTGCTGCATCGGGCGATCGGCGACCAGTTGACCTGCATGTTCATCGACCAGGGCTTCATGCGGAAATATGAGCCGGAGCGCCTGGTCAAGCTGTTTCAAGAGCAGTTCCACATTCCAGTGGAATACATCAATGCACGGGAGCGGTTTCTGGAACGCATTAAGGGCGTGACCGATCCTGAAGAAAAACGAAAGCGGATCGGTCACGAATTTATCCGCGTCTTTGAAGAAGAATCCAAGCGGCTCGGCCCCTTTGACTATCTGGCGCAGGGTACGCTCTATCCGGACGTAATCGAGTCGGCAGACACAAACGTAGACCCGCAAACGGGTGAGCGCGTCGCCGTAAAAATCAAGAGCCATCACAATGTCGGCGGCTTGCCCAAAGACCTGCGGTTCAAGCTAGTGGAGCCGCTGCGGAAGCTGTTTAAGGACGAAGTGCGGAAGGTGGGCCGCTCCATTGGGCTGCCGGAAGAAATCGTCAACCGTCACCCGTTCCCTGGCCCCGGTCTGGCAATCCGCATCCTGGGCGAAGTCACGGCTGAGAAGCTGGATATTCTGCGGGATGCTGACCTGATCGTGCGCCAAGAGGTGAACCGCAGCGGCACCTACAGTATGTTCTGGCAGGCGTTTGCGGTGCTGCTGCCGATCCGTAGTGTGGGTGTCATGGGCGACCAGCGAACCTATGCCTACCCCATTGTGCTGCGGTTTGTTTCCAGTGAAGATGGCATGACGGCCGACTGGTCACGCGCTCCCTACGACCTGCTGGAAACCATTTCCAATCGCATCGTCAACGAGGTGCGCGGCGTGAATCGGGTCGTGTATGATATTACCTCTAAGCCGCCTGGAACCATTGAGTGGGAATAG
- a CDS encoding protein kinase domain-containing protein, with amino-acid sequence MDAGASPQPSPSNLGQRAMAVVLVTDAVGYNSRMADDPEHTLSLIRRDLQKMRQLCQQFEGIVLKSLEDGLVMYFVSTDRAVNCAIEIQRSMAQLLQELPEDDVLSHRIGIHLGEVVVQANDVTGQAVTVATRLQEEAAPRGICMSQSVYDSVKSRISLSASYVGSLKLKNLQEAIQAYQITPAIPANVTPGGSPIEESELTLGTLINSRYRIQRVLGQGGFGRTYLASDEHCFGDACVLKEFVPASRTEYVVQKSRELFEREARVLYQINHPQIPRFLAWLTDRGRLFLVQEYIDGKTYGQLLQERQRRGEPPFSEAEIVQWLCDLLPVLEYLHGLNILHRDISPENIMLPKDQTHPVLIDFGLVKQTVSQILSAAGSSPGSAQASVVGKFGYSPPEQIRMGQCYPCSDLYALGVSAVVLLTGQDLSVLMEHTSLEWRWREYAPVSDRLVRILDRLLSEKPKDRYQTAREVLTDLRALSLPEVNEDRLIEVQIDLDQSKRQRQVDEIVQSAFFQDLMQNLDRFRGAFDSLVAEPGESAQPSAAAPVERLDSSLPELPLESSPDSPPAPQVLFGISAIQPGVVEEAVWKTSFPSLDAEAEDFPEYAVEESIPLSPSAPDDARFDDDRLTEPPAATESPFTEPPPATLQHTIEMPLADTSVPPLQPRVPALWLEACRRELAECIGPMAKLLLDSVLAKQTGLSAEALLEAIAMRIPNPAQASQFRRRMQNRAIAALLDVPDPPLPLVSTDEAVPNPQRLPQEPALGAAVDETFLTQCRQALSEAIGPMAGLVLRDVVARHPNVGPAELVEAIATKIPNPQAAAAFRQRLKPLI; translated from the coding sequence ATGGATGCTGGAGCTTCCCCACAACCGAGTCCTTCTAATTTGGGCCAGCGGGCCATGGCGGTCGTGCTGGTCACAGACGCGGTGGGCTACAACTCGCGCATGGCCGACGACCCGGAGCATACCCTCAGCCTGATCCGGCGCGACTTGCAAAAAATGCGTCAGCTTTGTCAGCAGTTTGAAGGAATCGTGCTGAAATCGCTGGAAGACGGGCTGGTGATGTACTTCGTCAGCACCGATCGAGCCGTAAACTGTGCTATCGAAATCCAGCGGTCAATGGCGCAGCTTTTGCAAGAACTGCCTGAAGACGACGTGCTAAGCCATCGCATCGGCATTCACCTGGGCGAGGTCGTCGTGCAGGCGAACGACGTGACCGGGCAGGCGGTGACTGTGGCGACGCGGCTCCAGGAAGAAGCGGCTCCACGCGGCATCTGTATGTCGCAGTCGGTCTACGACTCTGTAAAATCGAGGATTTCCCTGAGCGCGTCCTATGTGGGGTCGCTGAAGCTCAAGAACCTGCAAGAAGCGATTCAGGCCTATCAGATTACGCCCGCTATTCCGGCCAACGTTACCCCCGGCGGCAGCCCCATCGAGGAATCGGAGCTAACCCTGGGCACGCTGATCAACAGCCGCTACCGAATTCAGCGGGTGCTGGGGCAGGGTGGCTTTGGGCGGACGTATCTTGCATCTGATGAACACTGCTTTGGCGATGCCTGCGTGCTAAAGGAGTTTGTACCTGCCAGCCGCACAGAATATGTCGTGCAAAAGTCGCGGGAACTGTTTGAACGCGAGGCGCGGGTGCTGTATCAGATTAATCACCCGCAGATTCCTCGGTTTTTGGCGTGGCTGACCGACCGGGGACGGCTGTTTCTGGTGCAGGAGTATATTGACGGCAAGACCTACGGCCAGCTTTTGCAAGAGCGCCAGCGGCGAGGAGAGCCGCCCTTTTCGGAAGCGGAAATTGTGCAGTGGCTCTGTGATTTGCTGCCGGTGCTGGAGTATCTGCACGGCTTGAATATCCTGCACCGCGACATTTCTCCCGAAAATATCATGCTGCCCAAGGACCAGACCCATCCGGTGCTGATCGACTTTGGGCTGGTCAAGCAGACCGTCAGTCAGATCCTCTCGGCAGCGGGTAGCAGTCCAGGCAGCGCTCAGGCTTCGGTGGTGGGCAAGTTTGGCTATTCTCCGCCAGAGCAAATTCGCATGGGGCAATGCTATCCGTGCAGCGACCTGTATGCGCTGGGGGTGAGTGCGGTGGTGCTGCTGACGGGGCAAGATCTGAGCGTGCTGATGGAGCATACGTCGCTGGAGTGGCGCTGGCGGGAGTATGCCCCTGTGAGCGATCGCCTCGTGCGGATTCTCGATCGGCTGCTGTCGGAAAAGCCGAAGGATCGCTACCAGACGGCGCGGGAGGTGCTGACCGATCTGCGGGCGCTGTCGCTGCCAGAGGTCAACGAAGACCGCCTGATCGAGGTGCAAATCGATTTAGACCAGAGCAAGCGCCAGCGACAGGTGGATGAAATCGTGCAGTCGGCGTTTTTCCAAGACCTGATGCAAAACCTCGATCGGTTTCGGGGTGCGTTTGATTCGCTGGTGGCGGAGCCAGGAGAGTCGGCACAGCCATCGGCAGCCGCGCCCGTCGAGCGTCTTGACAGTTCGCTGCCAGAATTACCTCTAGAGTCATCTCCCGATTCGCCGCCTGCGCCACAGGTGTTGTTCGGTATCTCTGCGATTCAGCCTGGTGTTGTAGAAGAGGCGGTTTGGAAAACGTCGTTTCCTTCGCTGGATGCCGAAGCAGAGGATTTTCCTGAATATGCGGTAGAGGAGTCGATCCCCCTGTCTCCGTCTGCGCCAGACGACGCTCGGTTTGACGACGATCGGTTGACCGAGCCGCCCGCCGCAACGGAGTCGCCTTTTACCGAACCGCCGCCCGCCACACTCCAGCACACGATTGAAATGCCGCTGGCAGACACCAGCGTTCCCCCGCTCCAGCCTCGTGTGCCTGCGCTCTGGCTGGAGGCGTGCCGTCGGGAACTGGCGGAGTGTATTGGCCCGATGGCGAAACTGCTGCTGGACTCGGTGCTGGCCAAGCAAACGGGGCTATCGGCAGAGGCGCTGCTGGAGGCGATCGCCATGAGAATTCCCAATCCTGCCCAGGCAAGCCAGTTTCGCCGCCGTATGCAAAATCGGGCGATCGCCGCTCTGTTGGACGTTCCCGACCCCCCGCTGCCGCTCGTTTCGACGGACGAAGCCGTTCCCAACCCCCAGCGTCTGCCCCAGGAGCCTGCACTGGGCGCAGCGGTGGATGAGACATTTTTGACACAGTGCCGTCAGGCGCTCTCGGAAGCGATTGGCCCAATGGCAGGACTTGTCTTGCGGGATGTGGTGGCTCGACATCCAAACGTAGGCCCGGCAGAACTCGTGGAGGCGATCGCCACGAAAATCCCCAATCCCCAAGCGGCAGCAGCATTTCGGCAACGCCTGAAGCCTTTGATATAA
- a CDS encoding helix-turn-helix domain-containing protein, with protein MSKAGLALKQVLKSYGITQYRISLEMGISRSNIHRWINEQADPAGDAILDIRDALQKIDPAAAEMFIQLYLQNDSP; from the coding sequence ATGAGTAAGGCGGGATTAGCGCTCAAGCAGGTTCTCAAAAGCTATGGCATCACGCAGTACAGAATTTCTTTAGAAATGGGCATTTCCCGCTCTAATATTCATCGCTGGATCAACGAGCAGGCCGACCCAGCAGGCGACGCTATTCTGGACATTCGCGACGCGCTGCAAAAGATTGACCCAGCAGCGGCCGAGATGTTTATCCAGCTTTACTTACAAAACGATAGCCCCTAG
- a CDS encoding universal stress protein, which yields MFKTVLFPVDQSRESREAADVVANVVKTYGSRLVILSVVESLDEEKVPTAADLEMTSPEAIAELLKNAKALFAEQGLDAQVMERAGKPAFTICDVADEIGANLIVMGCRGLGLTDEGAADSVTNRVINLSPCPVLIVP from the coding sequence ATGTTTAAAACCGTTTTGTTTCCGGTCGATCAAAGCCGCGAGTCTCGCGAAGCCGCCGACGTGGTGGCCAATGTCGTCAAAACCTACGGCAGCCGTCTGGTGATTTTGTCGGTCGTGGAATCGCTAGATGAGGAAAAAGTCCCCACAGCCGCCGATTTGGAAATGACTTCTCCAGAGGCGATCGCCGAATTGCTCAAAAATGCCAAAGCCCTGTTTGCCGAGCAAGGCCTCGACGCGCAGGTGATGGAGCGGGCAGGCAAACCCGCCTTTACCATCTGCGACGTGGCCGACGAAATTGGCGCAAACCTGATCGTCATGGGCTGTCGGGGGCTGGGACTGACGGATGAGGGAGCCGCCGACAGCGTGACCAACCGCGTGATTAACCTGTCGCCCTGTCCGGTGCTGATTGTGCCGTAG
- a CDS encoding phosphoglycerate kinase, giving the protein MSKKTLANLTADDLQGKRVLVRADFNVPLDDQGNISDDTRIRAALPTINDLIGKGAKVILTSHFGRPKGDDFAARATDKNRLTPVAARLSELLGQTVAKPSDCIGPEVEAAVAAMQPGQVILLENVRFHPEEEKNDPEFAKQLASVADLYVNDAFGTAHRAHASTEGVTHYLKPSVAGYLIEKELQYLQSAIEEPKRPLAAIIGGSKVSSKITVIEALLEKVDKLLIGGGMIFTFYKARGLSVGKSLVEDDFIELAKSLEAKAKEKGVALLLPTDVVVADNFAPDANAQTVSVEAIPDGWMGLDIGPDSVKVFQEALADCKTVVWNGPMGVFEFDKFAAGTEAIARTLADITKTGATTIIGGGDSVAAVEKVGVADQMSHISTGGGASLELLEGKVLPGIAALDEA; this is encoded by the coding sequence GTGTCCAAAAAAACTCTAGCAAATTTGACTGCCGACGACCTACAGGGCAAGCGCGTCCTCGTGCGGGCTGACTTTAACGTACCGCTCGACGACCAGGGCAACATTTCTGACGATACGCGCATCCGCGCCGCCCTGCCCACCATCAACGACCTGATTGGCAAGGGCGCAAAAGTCATCCTCACCAGCCACTTCGGCCGTCCCAAGGGCGACGACTTTGCGGCCCGCGCTACGGACAAGAACCGCCTCACGCCCGTTGCCGCCCGCCTGTCGGAACTGCTGGGGCAAACCGTCGCCAAGCCGAGCGACTGCATTGGACCAGAGGTCGAAGCCGCCGTTGCCGCCATGCAGCCCGGCCAGGTGATTTTGCTAGAGAATGTCCGCTTTCACCCCGAAGAGGAAAAGAACGACCCCGAATTTGCCAAACAGCTTGCGTCGGTGGCGGATCTATATGTTAATGATGCCTTTGGCACGGCGCACCGGGCCCACGCCTCGACGGAAGGGGTGACCCACTATCTAAAGCCCTCCGTTGCGGGCTACCTGATCGAAAAAGAATTGCAATATCTGCAAAGTGCCATCGAAGAGCCGAAGCGTCCCCTAGCGGCGATCATCGGCGGCTCCAAGGTGTCGAGCAAAATCACCGTGATCGAGGCGTTGCTAGAAAAAGTAGACAAGCTGCTGATCGGTGGCGGCATGATCTTCACCTTCTACAAGGCCCGGGGGCTGAGCGTTGGTAAGTCGCTGGTGGAAGATGACTTTATCGAACTGGCGAAGTCGCTGGAAGCCAAGGCCAAAGAGAAGGGCGTGGCGCTGCTGCTGCCGACCGACGTGGTGGTGGCCGACAACTTCGCCCCCGATGCCAATGCCCAGACCGTCAGCGTAGAAGCCATTCCCGACGGCTGGATGGGGCTGGACATTGGCCCCGACTCGGTGAAGGTGTTTCAGGAGGCGCTGGCGGACTGCAAGACGGTGGTGTGGAACGGGCCGATGGGCGTGTTCGAGTTTGACAAGTTTGCAGCAGGGACGGAGGCGATCGCCCGCACCCTGGCCGACATCACCAAAACTGGCGCAACCACCATCATCGGCGGCGGCGACTCTGTGGCGGCGGTGGAAAAAGTGGGCGTGGCCGACCAGATGAGCCACATCTCCACAGGCGGCGGGGCCAGCCTGGAACTGCTGGAAGGCAAGGTGCTGCCAGGAATTGCGGCGCTTGACGAAGCTTAG
- a CDS encoding transaldolase: protein MATLLDQLREMTVVVADTGDIQAIEKFKPRDATTNPSLITAAAQMPQYQEIVDETLKQAKADAGSGATDSQVATLAFDRLAVEFGKRILAIVPQRVSTEVDARLSYDTEATIAKGRELIAQYEAAGISRDRILIKIASTWEGIKAAEVLEKEGIHCNLTLLFGLHQAIACAESGVTLISPFVGRILDWYKKETGRDYAPAEDPGVLSVTKIYNYYKKFGYPTEVMGASFRNIGEITELAGCDLLTISPSLLAELQSTEGDLPRKLDPAKAAAMDIEKITIDKATFDKMHAEDRMASEKLDEGIKGFTKALETLEALLAKRLAQIEGGALVNHAAEDLFKAYDLDGDGFITREEWLGTDAVFDALDENKDGKITPEEVHAGLGGALLAGV from the coding sequence ATGGCAACTTTACTCGATCAACTGCGCGAGATGACGGTCGTCGTCGCGGATACAGGCGACATTCAGGCCATTGAAAAGTTTAAGCCCCGCGACGCAACCACCAACCCCTCGCTGATTACGGCGGCCGCGCAAATGCCGCAATATCAAGAAATTGTGGATGAAACGCTGAAGCAGGCCAAGGCAGATGCGGGCTCTGGCGCGACGGACTCGCAGGTGGCGACGCTGGCGTTTGACCGCCTGGCGGTAGAATTTGGCAAGCGGATTTTGGCGATTGTGCCGCAGCGCGTCTCAACCGAGGTGGATGCCCGCCTGTCCTACGACACCGAAGCCACCATCGCCAAGGGGCGCGAACTGATTGCCCAATATGAAGCGGCGGGCATTTCGCGCGATCGCATTCTGATCAAAATCGCCTCCACATGGGAAGGCATCAAAGCCGCTGAAGTGCTGGAGAAAGAGGGTATCCACTGCAACCTGACGCTGCTGTTTGGGCTACATCAGGCGATCGCCTGCGCTGAGTCGGGCGTGACGCTGATTTCGCCCTTCGTCGGCCGAATTCTCGACTGGTACAAAAAGGAAACCGGACGGGACTACGCACCCGCCGAAGATCCAGGCGTTCTCTCCGTCACCAAGATTTACAACTACTACAAAAAGTTTGGCTACCCAACTGAGGTGATGGGCGCGAGCTTCCGCAACATTGGCGAGATCACAGAACTAGCGGGCTGCGACCTGCTGACGATTTCGCCCTCGCTGCTGGCGGAGTTGCAATCTACCGAAGGCGACCTGCCCCGCAAGCTCGACCCCGCCAAGGCCGCCGCGATGGACATTGAAAAGATCACCATCGACAAAGCCACCTTCGACAAAATGCACGCCGAAGACCGCATGGCTTCGGAAAAGCTGGACGAAGGCATCAAGGGCTTTACCAAAGCGCTGGAAACGCTGGAAGCCCTGCTGGCCAAGCGGCTGGCACAAATCGAAGGCGGAGCGCTGGTGAACCACGCCGCTGAGGATCTGTTCAAAGCCTACGATCTAGACGGTGACGGCTTCATTACCCGCGAAGAGTGGCTGGGCACTGATGCGGTGTTCGACGCGCTGGACGAAAACAAAGACGGCAAAATTACGCCGGAAGAAGTCCACGCAGGGCTGGGCGGGGCGCTGCTGGCCGGCGTTTAG
- a CDS encoding alkaline phosphatase family protein, which produces MSSPKPRLLIIGLDCMEPSLVFDRWRSDLPNLSRLMAAGSYGRMESSIPAITVPAWSCMMSGRDPGELGIYGFRNRADRSYGKMAIADGRAVKVPRLWDLLGDAGWTVAVLSVPGTSPPYPVNGSLVSCFLTPSRDVPYTHPQGLAAQIAEWMPDFLLDVPEFRSEEKARILQNIYDLCNQRFDLAEKLIKRDQPDFLMLVDMGVDRIHHSFWKPMDPTHPQHEPGSPFANAIHNYYCHVDQRIGDLLARCDEETAVLVVSDHGARPMMGGICVNEWLIKWGYLTLKQPPSEPLPLDQVEVDWSQTKAWGAGGYYGRIFMNMQGREPQGVIPLAQYEQERSRLADLLTSIPTPDGQPMPNRIMKPQQIYQKVRGVAPDLIAYFDELAWRSVGTVGDGSLYTTNNDTGPDDANHAPFGLMIFHDPRQPKGGQVLEGATLYDILPTLLHRYGLQPPANLRGNILPI; this is translated from the coding sequence ATGTCTTCCCCCAAACCCCGCCTCCTGATCATCGGACTCGACTGTATGGAGCCGTCGCTGGTGTTTGACCGCTGGCGGTCTGACTTGCCCAACCTGTCGCGGCTGATGGCGGCGGGCAGCTATGGACGCATGGAGAGCAGCATTCCCGCCATCACCGTCCCCGCCTGGAGCTGCATGATGAGTGGACGCGATCCGGGGGAACTGGGGATTTATGGATTTCGCAACCGGGCCGATCGGAGCTATGGCAAGATGGCGATCGCCGACGGTCGAGCGGTCAAGGTTCCGCGCCTGTGGGACTTGCTGGGCGATGCGGGCTGGACGGTGGCGGTTCTCAGCGTTCCGGGCACTTCGCCACCCTATCCAGTGAACGGCTCCCTCGTATCCTGCTTCCTTACGCCCAGCCGCGATGTGCCCTACACGCACCCGCAAGGCCTGGCCGCGCAAATTGCCGAATGGATGCCCGACTTTTTGCTGGACGTGCCGGAGTTTCGCTCCGAGGAAAAAGCGCGAATCTTGCAAAACATCTACGACCTCTGCAACCAGCGGTTTGACCTGGCAGAAAAGCTGATCAAGCGCGACCAGCCCGATTTTCTGATGCTGGTAGACATGGGCGTGGATCGGATTCACCACTCCTTCTGGAAGCCGATGGACCCCACCCACCCGCAGCACGAGCCGGGGTCGCCCTTTGCCAACGCGATTCACAACTACTATTGCCATGTGGATCAGCGCATCGGCGACCTATTAGCAAGGTGCGACGAAGAAACCGCTGTGCTGGTGGTGTCAGATCACGGGGCGCGGCCGATGATGGGCGGCATCTGCGTCAATGAGTGGCTAATCAAGTGGGGCTATCTGACGCTAAAGCAGCCCCCCTCGGAACCGCTGCCGCTGGATCAGGTCGAGGTGGATTGGAGCCAGACCAAAGCCTGGGGCGCAGGCGGCTACTATGGGCGGATTTTTATGAACATGCAGGGACGAGAACCGCAGGGCGTGATTCCCCTGGCGCAATACGAGCAAGAGCGATCGCGCTTAGCCGACCTCCTGACCAGCATCCCCACGCCAGACGGACAGCCCATGCCCAACCGCATCATGAAGCCGCAGCAAATCTACCAGAAGGTGCGCGGCGTGGCTCCTGACCTGATTGCCTATTTCGACGAACTGGCCTGGCGCTCCGTAGGCACAGTCGGGGACGGCTCGCTTTACACTACAAATAATGACACTGGGCCCGACGATGCCAATCATGCCCCCTTTGGGCTGATGATTTTCCACGACCCGCGCCAGCCCAAGGGCGGTCAGGTTCTAGAGGGCGCGACGCTTTACGACATCCTGCCCACCTTGCTACACCGCTACGGCCTCCAGCCCCCCGCCAATCTACGCGGCAACATCCTTCCCATCTAG
- the dprA gene encoding DNA-processing protein DprA: MTDERAYWLAWSQIAGVGPTLLMRIYRHFGSLAAAWDADLAALDAVEGIGGVTAGAIAKIRASLNPATLFAEHQRDNPDVWTPADADYPRLLAEIPDPPPLLYYRGQVALAENRGEVGLVAIVGTRNPSSYGKQWTYRLVEALVQAGFTIVSGLAEGVDAIAHQACLDAGGRTIAVLGTGVNRVYPASNRALAQQIDRKGLILSEHPRGTGPDRAHFPSRNRIIAGLCRATLVIEAGSKSGALITARVANDYGREVYALPGSLDQPQSRGCLELIAGGAQLILDEASLLQSLGAIPPLDTLLKHSAPSQNLSPAKPPALDLPPHLEPIFQAIPPEAIALDTLVQTTQLDTSNLLAALLELEMLGVVSQLPGMRYCRAG; encoded by the coding sequence TTGACTGACGAACGAGCCTACTGGCTGGCCTGGAGCCAGATCGCGGGCGTGGGCCCGACGCTGCTGATGCGGATCTATCGACACTTTGGGTCGCTGGCGGCGGCCTGGGATGCTGATCTGGCTGCCCTGGATGCAGTAGAGGGCATTGGCGGAGTGACGGCAGGGGCGATCGCCAAAATCCGCGCCTCGCTCAACCCTGCAACCCTATTTGCAGAACATCAGCGCGACAATCCCGACGTTTGGACACCCGCCGATGCCGACTATCCGCGCCTGCTGGCAGAAATTCCCGACCCGCCGCCGCTGCTCTACTATCGCGGGCAAGTGGCGCTGGCAGAAAACCGGGGGGAAGTGGGGCTGGTGGCGATCGTGGGAACCCGCAACCCCTCTAGCTATGGCAAACAGTGGACGTATCGCCTAGTGGAAGCGCTTGTGCAGGCAGGATTTACCATCGTCTCTGGGCTGGCGGAAGGGGTCGATGCGATCGCCCACCAAGCCTGCCTGGATGCGGGCGGCCGCACGATCGCCGTCCTGGGAACCGGGGTCAACCGCGTCTATCCCGCCAGCAACCGCGCCCTCGCCCAGCAGATCGACCGCAAAGGGCTGATTCTCAGCGAACATCCCCGGGGCACCGGCCCCGACCGCGCCCACTTCCCCAGCCGCAATCGCATCATCGCCGGACTCTGCCGCGCCACCCTGGTCATCGAGGCAGGCTCCAAATCGGGAGCGCTAATCACCGCCCGCGTCGCCAACGATTATGGCCGCGAAGTCTACGCCCTCCCCGGATCTCTCGACCAGCCCCAGTCCCGCGGGTGCCTGGAGCTGATCGCAGGCGGCGCACAGCTCATCCTCGACGAAGCCTCGCTATTGCAATCCCTCGGCGCAATTCCTCCATTAGACACCCTTTTAAAACACTCTGCGCCTTCCCAAAATCTGTCCCCAGCCAAGCCACCCGCACTCGATCTGCCGCCTCACCTGGAGCCGATTTTCCAGGCAATTCCACCAGAGGCGATCGCCCTCGACACCCTGGTACAAACCACCCAACTCGACACCAGCAACCTCCTCGCCGCCCTGCTGGAGCTAGAAATGCTGGGCGTGGTTTCGCAACTGCCCGGAATGCGCTATTGCCGAGCGGGATGA
- a CDS encoding NAD-dependent epimerase/dehydratase family protein produces MRVLVMGGTRFIGVYLTRLLVAQGHEVVLFNRGNKPAPVAGIRQIVGDRTDPLQLKTSLSSESFDAVFDNNGRELSDTQPLAEIFKGRIQHFVYVSSAGVYLKSDQMPHVEGDAVDPNSRHKGKFETEAYLAESGVPFTSIRPVYIYGPQNYNDLEAWFFDRIVRDRPVPIPGNGMALTQFGHCQDLAAAMAAVLGNDRAIGQIYNISGDRAVTFDGLARACATAAGKDPTTLKIVHYDPKKFDFGKRKAFPMRVQHFFTDIHKAKTELGWQPQFDLVSGLADSFQHDYLASGRDKAEIDFSLDEEILAAYA; encoded by the coding sequence ATGCGCGTGTTGGTGATGGGCGGAACCCGGTTTATCGGCGTGTACCTGACAAGGCTGCTAGTGGCGCAGGGCCACGAAGTCGTGCTGTTTAACCGGGGCAACAAACCCGCACCCGTCGCGGGCATCCGGCAGATTGTGGGCGATCGCACTGACCCGCTCCAGCTCAAAACCAGCCTCTCTAGCGAATCCTTTGATGCCGTGTTCGACAACAACGGCCGCGAACTCAGCGACACCCAGCCCCTCGCCGAAATCTTCAAAGGGCGAATCCAGCACTTCGTCTACGTCAGTTCTGCCGGAGTGTACCTCAAGTCAGACCAGATGCCCCACGTCGAGGGCGATGCAGTCGATCCCAACAGCCGCCACAAGGGCAAATTTGAAACCGAGGCTTATCTGGCAGAATCCGGCGTTCCCTTCACGTCCATTCGCCCGGTCTATATCTACGGCCCGCAAAACTACAACGACCTGGAAGCCTGGTTCTTTGACCGCATCGTGCGCGATCGCCCCGTCCCAATTCCCGGCAACGGCATGGCGCTCACCCAGTTTGGGCATTGCCAAGATCTAGCCGCTGCCATGGCCGCTGTGCTAGGCAACGATCGGGCCATCGGGCAGATCTACAACATATCGGGCGATCGCGCTGTCACCTTCGACGGGCTGGCCCGCGCCTGCGCCACCGCCGCTGGCAAAGACCCCACCACCCTCAAAATCGTCCACTACGACCCCAAAAAATTTGACTTTGGCAAGCGCAAAGCCTTTCCCATGCGCGTGCAGCACTTTTTCACCGACATCCACAAAGCCAAGACCGAGCTAGGCTGGCAGCCCCAGTTTGACCTAGTTTCCGGCCTGGCCGACTCGTTCCAACACGACTACCTCGCCAGCGGCCGCGACAAAGCCGAAATCGACTTCTCCCTGGACGAAGAAATCCTAGCAGCCTACGCATGA